In Methylobacterium sp. WL1, the sequence CGTTGCCGGCCGCGTCGCGGGCCTCGGCCTGGCCGGCGCCGCGGCGGCCTGGCCAGGCGGGAGCCACTCGCCCGTGGCCTCGTCGTACACGTAGGATTCGTCGTCGCCGGCCAATGCCATAACCCCCGATGCCGGGTCCGGGCGCTGCGCCCGTCACCCTGCGCGTCCGCGCCCCTCACGCCGAATCGGTCATCGCCCCGGCGGGGGCTGGAACAAGCGCGGCCGTTCTCGCGCCGGGCCGAGCCCGGGGCAAGAGGGGAAGGCGGCGAGCAGTGGCCGGGGCCGGCGATCCGGCCTCCGCATGCGGGCGGAGGCCGGGGGGGGCGTCAGCGCTTGAGCGGACCGGCCTCGATCACGTCCTCGACCGTGCGCAGGCCGGCGCGCGGAGAGTTGACCAGGCAGGCCATGTTGCCGGGCGGGTGCTGGTTCTTCCACATCTTGGTGTGGGCCTGGGGGATCTTGTCCCAGGGGAACACCTCGCTCATGCACGGGTCGACCCGGCGGTCCATCACGAACTGGTTCGCCGCCGAGGCCTGCTTGAGGTGGGCGAAGTGCGAGCCCTGGATCCGCTTCTGGCGCATCCAGACGTAGCGGGCGTCGAAGGTGATGTTGAAGCCGGTGGTGCCGGCGCAGAACACCACCATGCCGCCGCGCTTCACCACCAGGGCCGAGACCGGGAAGGTCGCCTCGCCGGGATGCTCGAAGACGATGTCGACATCCTGCTTGCCGGTGATGTCCCAGATCGCCTTGCCGAACTTCCGCGCCTCCTTGGTCCAGGCGTGGAACTCGGGCGAGTTCACCGTGGGCAACTGCCCCCAGCAGTTGAAGTCCTTGCGGTTGATGACGCCCTTGGCGCCGAGGCTCATCACGTAGTCGCGCTTCGAATCGTCCGAGATCACCGCGATGGCGTTGGCGCCCGAGGCCGCGCAGAGCTGCACGCCGAACACGCCGAGACCGCCGGAGGCGCCCCAGATCAGCACGTTCTGGCCGGGCCGGACCGTGTGCGGCGCGTGGCCGAACAGCATGCGGTAGGCGGTAGCCAGGGTCAGCGTGTAGCAGGCCGCCTCCTCCCAGGTGAGGTGCTTGGGCCGGTGCATGAGCTGGCGCGACTGCACCCGGCAGTACTGCGCGAACGAGCCATCGCCCGTCTCGTAGCCCCAGATGCGCTGGCTCGGCGAGAACATCGGGTCGCCGCCGTTGCACTCCTCGTCGTCGCCGTCATCCTGGTTGCAGTGGACGATGACCTCGTCGCCGACCTTCCAGCGCTTCACCTTGGCGCCGACCTTCCAGACGATGCCGGAGGCGTCCGAGCCGGCGATGTGGTATTCGCCCTTATGCACGTCGAAGGGCGAGATCGGCTCGCCCAGGCCCGCCCAGACGCCGTTGTAGTTCACGCCCGCGGCCATGACGTAGACCAGCACCTCGTCGTCGCCGATGTCCCACACCGGCAGGACTTCGAGCTGGTGGGATTGCTCCGGGGGGCCATGACGCTCGCGCCGGATCGCCCAGGCGTACATCTTGGCCGGCACGTGACCCAGCGGCGGGATCTCGCCCATCTCGTAGAGATCCTTGACCTCACCGTCCGCCGGACGGACCGCACCGCTCGCAGCCATCTCGCTCTCCTCTCATCCCGCGCTGTTCTCACGGCCGCGGTTCTCTCCCGCGCTATAGCGGCGATGTCGGAGGCGTCCAAGTGGGCCGAAAGTCGAAATTGGAGGGTTTCGAACGTGAAAAAGCGCCCTGCCCAAGGCCGGCGCCGACGTATTCAAATTCGGCTTGCGAACCGACCAAGTATTATTCGGCGGGGGGCCACCGCCGACCGGACCCGAGACCTTCCGGGACGGGGCGCCGGACCGTCCGGTAGACTTTATACCACCGATGAGCCCGGACACGGCGCTGCGGCCACAGGGCATCCGCTCGACCGGCACCGCGTCGGGTGCGTCGGGAGTGGCTTTGGACTATCGCGAGCGGATCGAGACTCCGCTCCGGGGATGTGCCGCGCCATGCTCAACGTCAGCGCCATCCTCGGCCGCCCGGCCGAGACGGGTCTGCTCCGGATCGCGCTCGCCTGCGGGCTCGCGGCGCTGCCGGTGACAGTCTCGGCAAAGGATCAGTCCAAGCCGTGGAAGGTCAGCGGCAAGCTCCTCGGCGAGCCCGACCCAAAACATCCCGCCGAGGCGGAGCGGAGCGAGAAGGCCCGGGATGTGAGCGGCATCGCCTGCGCCACCGATACCGGCTTCCCGCGGATCTGCCTCGTGGCCGACGACGAGTCGCAGGGCGCCCAGGTGGCGATCCTGCGGGACGGCAGCCTCGTGGCCGGACGCTTCATCCGGCTGATCGACGCCACCCGAAACGGCAAGCCGCTGGAACTCGACGCCGAGGGCGTGGCCTATGCGGACGGCGCCTTCTACGTCATCGGCTCGCATGGCCGCCCCCGGCGCGAGCACGGCCAGGACGCCGAGGGCGACGCGCGGGCCGAGGCGACCCGGCACCTGTTCCGCATCCGCCTCGATCCCAACGCCGTGGACCCGGAGACCGGCCAGCTTCGCGCCGAGCCCGAGATCGCCGGCACGGCGGCGCTGGCGCGGATCATCGCCGACATCCCGGCGCTGGCCCCCTTCCACGACAGGGCCCTGGAGGAGGGCGGCGTCACCATCGAGGGCGTGGCGGTGCGGGCGGCCGGCTCCATGCCGGCCTGCGCGGCCCCGATGCTGGCGGATGGCGGCGCTGCGGTCGTGTCGGTGCCCCTCGCCGGCCTGTTCGACGGCAAGCCGGCCGCCGGGACCCTCGCCACGGTGGCGCTGGGCCCGGACAGCCGCGGGCAGAAGCGGGGCGTGCGCGACCTCGTGGCCGTGCCGGACGGCTTCCTGATCCTGGCGGGGCCGATGCACGACCCGGAGGGCGGGGCGGTCGCGGCCGGCGACTACACGGTGTTCGCGTGGGACGGCACGGGCGCGCCGCGCAAGCGCCTCGACCTGCCCGGCTACCCGGACCGGGAGAAGCCGGAGGCGCTGCTGCCCCTCGACGAGCGTTCGGACGGGCAGCGGGTGCTGGTGTTCTTCGACGGCCCGAAGGAGGGCGCCCCGCGCGCGCTCATGCTGCCGCGCTGATCGGCCGGGCCCTTCAAATCCGGCTGCCGGCCCGCACAAGTTTTTTAAAGTCTTTCCGAGCCCTCCCGGGCCGTCTTGCCCGTCTGTCACGGATGACGCGCTCGGCTGCCTTCGCTACGGTGCGGCCAAGACTGCGCCCCGCGCGCGGATAGTGAACAAGACCACAGGGAGGCCACGATGGGCGCGAGCGTCGCGGAGACCAAGGGCGACACGTCGAGCCGCGACAAGCCCTGGATCATCCGCACCTATGCCGGGCACTCGACCGCGGCGGAGTCGAACAAGCTCTACCGGGGCAACCTCGCCAAGGGCCAGACCGGCCTGTCGGTGGCCTTCGACCTGCCGACCCAGACCGGCTACGACCCGGACCACGAGCTATCGCGCGGCGAGGTCGGCAAGGTCGGCGTCTCGATCGCGCATCTCGGCGACATGCGGGCCCTGTTCCAGGACATCCCGCTCGCCCAGATGAACACTTCGATGACCATCAACGCCACGGCTCCGTGGCTGTTGGCGCTCTACCTGGCGGTGGCCGAGGAGCAGGGCGCCCCGCTGGACGCGCTCCAGGGCACGACCCAGAACGACATCATCAAGGAGTACCTGTCGCGCGGGACCTACGTGTTCCCACCCGCGCCCTCGCTCCGGCTCACCAAGGACGTGATCCTGTTCACGACCAAGAACGTGCCGAAGTGGAACCCGATGAACGTCTGCTCCTACCACCTGCAGGAGGCGGGGGCGACGCCGGTCCAGGAGCTGTCCTACGCGCTGGCCATCGCGATCGCGGTGCTCGACACGGTGCGAGACGACCCGGAATTCGACGAAAAGAGCTTCTCCGACGTGTTCGGCCGGATCTCGTTCTTCGTGAATGCCGGGCTGCGGTTCGTCACCGAGATCTGCAAGATGCGGGCGTTCGCCGAGCTCTGGGACGAGATCGCCCAGGAGCGCTACGGCATCGACGACCCGAAGAAGCGCATTTTTCGCTACGGGGTCCAGGTCAACAGCCTCGGGCTGACGGAACAGCAGCCGGAAAACAACGTCCACCGCATCCTGATCGAGATGCTGGCCGTGACGCTCTCGAAGCGCGCCCGCGCCCGGGCCGTGCAGCTGCCGGCCTGGAACGAGGCGCTCGGCCTGCCACGGCCCTGGGACCAGCAATGGTCCATGCGCATGCAGCAGATCCTGGCCTTCGAGACCGACCTGCTCGAATACGAAGACATCTTCGACGGCAGCCACGTGATCGAGGCCAAGGTCGAGGCGCTGAAGGTGCAGACCCGGGCCGAGCTGGAGCGGATCGGCGGCATCGGCGGCGCGGTCGCCGCGGTGGAGACCGGCGCCCTGAAGCGCGCCCTGGTCGAGTCGAACGCCAAGCGGATCTCGGCGATCGAGGCCGGCGAGCAGATCGTCGTCGGCGTGAACAAGTGGCAGCAGGGCGAGCCCTCGCCGCTCACCGCCGGGGAGGGCGCGATCTTCTCCGTGTCCGAGACGGTGGAGATGGAGGCGCAGGGGCGCATCCGCGACTGGCGGGGCAAGCGCGACGCCCAGGCGGTCGGCCGGGCGCTCGACGCCCTGGAGCAGGCCGCGCGCTCCGGCGCCAACATCATGCCGGTCTCGATCGAGGCCGCGAAGGCGGGGGTCACCACGGGCGAGTGGGGCGAGCGCCTGCGCCAGGTGTTCGGCGAGTACCGGGCGCCCACCGGGGTCAGCCCCGAGACCGTCTCCTCCGGGGCGGCCGACGAGGCCAAGCTCCTGATCGCCGATCTCGGGGAGCGCCTGGGCGAGACCCCGCGGCTGGTGGTCGGCAAGCCCGGCCTCGACGGCCACTCGAACGGCGCCGAGCAGATCGCGCTGCGCGCCCGGGACGTCGGCTTCGACGTCACCTACGACGGCATCCGGCAGACCCCGGCCGAGATCGTCGCGAAGGCCAAGGAGACCGGCGCCCACGTGGTCGGGCTGTCGATCCTGTCGGGCAGCCACGTGCCGCTGGTGCGCGAGGTCCGCGCCCAGATGCGCGAGGCGGGGCTGGACCACATCCCGGTGGTGGTCGGCGGCATCATCTCGCCCGAGGACGAGCTGGTCCTGAAGAACATGGGCGTGCGCGCGGTCTACACGCCCAAGGACTACGCCATCGACGCGATCATGATCGGCTTGGCCAAGGTGGTGAACAAGAGCCTGGACCGTGCGTCGGGCCCGGCGGAACCGCCGCGGGAGGGCGCGCAGGTTTATTGAGGCGCATCCCGACCGGGAGGCGGGCTGGCGCGCCTTCCCGGGCACGCCCCGGATCGCGTAGGACGGCGCGATGCCGTCCGCGCTCGACACGATCCTCCTCCTCGCCGTCCCGCTCGCGGCCGCCCTGTCGGCCGGGTTGATCCTGCGGTTGCGGCCGGTGCTGCAGCGCTACGCCCTGGCGCGGCCGAACGCGCGGTCGAGCCACACCGTGCCGACGCCCCAGGGGGGCGGGATCGCCGTGGTGACCGCGCTCGTGACGATCTCGGGGCTGCTGATCGCGGCGCCGGAGATCGGCGGCCGGCCGGACTGGGTCCGGCTCGCGAGCGGCACCCTGGTCCTGGCGCTGCTCGGCGCCGTGGACGACCTGCGGCCATTGCCGGCCGGCCTGCGGCTCGCCGTTCAGGCGGGCGTGGTCGGCGTGTTGGTCTGGCACCTCGACGGCCGTCTGCTGCCCGGGGCGCCCCTGTGGCTCGAGCGCGGCCTCGCGCTGCTGGCCGGGATATGGTTCGTTAATCTGACGAACTTCATGGACGGGCTCGACTGGATGACGGTGGCCGAGATCGTCCCGGTCTCGGGCGCGCTGCTGCTGCTCGGGCTCGCCGGATACCTGCCGGCGCTGCCGGCGCTGGTGGCGGCCTGCCTGCTCGGGTCGATGCTGGGCTTCGCGCCGTTCAACCGGCCGGTGGCAAGTCTCTTCCTCGGGGATGTCGGCTCGCTGCCGGTCGGGCTCGTCACCGCCTGGCTGCTGTGCCAGCTCGCCCTGGCGGGGGGGCTCGCCGCGGCGCTGCTGCTGCCGCTCGCCTACCTCGCCGATGCCAGCCTGACGCTCGCCGCCCGGGTCGCCCGGCGCGAGCGGGTCTGGGAGGCGCATCGCGGTCATCATTACCAGCGCGCCACCGATCACGGCCTGACCGTCCCCGGCGTCGTGGCGCGGCTGTTCGGGGTCAACCTCGTGCTGGCCGGGCTCGCCGCCGCGACCTTGCTTTGGCCGTCCTGGCCGGTCACGCTCGGAGCGCTCGCGGCTGGGCTCGCCCTGGTCGCGGCCCTGCTCCGCCGCTTCGCCCGCGCCCCCGCGCCGGCTCCAGCCGAAGGTGCCGCACGCCCGTGACCGGATTGATCGCGCTCACCGGGGCCACCGGCTTCATCGGCCGCCACCTGCTCGCCGACCTCACCGCCCGCGGCTACCGGGTCCGGGTGCTGCTGCGCCGGCCGACCGCGCTGCCGGAGGGCGCCGCGAGCGCGGTGGTCGGCGACCTGACCCGCCCGATCAACATGGCGGCGGCGCTCGCAGGCGTCGACGCGGTGGTGCACTCGGCGGGCCTCGCCCACGCCAACCTCACCACGTCCCTGTCGGGGGCCCCCGAGGACGATTACCGGACGCTCAACACTGAGGCGACGCGCAAGCTCGCGGAGGCGGCGTCCCGCGCGCGGGTGCGCCGGTTCGTGTTCCTGTCCTCGATCCGCGCGCAGGTCGGCGCCAGCGCGCCCGGCGTGGTCGGGGAGGGCGATGAGCCCCGGCCCACCGATGCCTACGGCCGCTCCAAGCTGGAGGCCGAGCGGGCGCTGGCCGAGACCGGGCTCGACTGGGTCGCCCTCCGCCCGGTCCTGGTCTACGGCACCGGCGTGAAGGGCAATATGGCCGCGCTGCTGCGGCTCGCCCGCAGCCCCTACCCCCTGCCGCTCGGCGGGCTGGCGGCGCGGCGCTCGCTGATCTCCCTGGAGAGCCTGTCGGGCGCCGTGGACGCGGTTTTGCGGGCGCCCGACACACTCCGCGCCGCGCTGATCGCCGCCGACCCGGACCCGTTGAGCTTGGCCGAGATGATCGCGGCGCTGCGCACCGGCCTCGGCCGCAAGCCCGGCCTGGTCCCGGTGCCGGCCGGGCTCCTCGGCCTCGCCTGCCGGCTGACCGGCCGGGAGGCTCTGTTCGCCCGCGTCGCGGAGGGCCTGGAAGCCCGCGCCGACGGCCTCGCGGCGCTGGGATGGCGCCCGCCGCGCCGACCCGGGACGGGCTGGCCCGGCTGGCGCGGGACGGGGCTGAGCGCCGCCGGCAGCCTGCCCGAGCCCACGCCCTACGTCCTGACGAGGCGCACGATCGACATGCGGATTTCGGCAATTCTCGCCCTGGGCATTGTCGCGCTCGCCGGCCCGACGCATGCGAGTGACGTTGTCTGTACCGCGCTTGCCGATGCCACGGACGGTCGCATCCTGCTCCAGCGCGGCGATTGCAGCCGGCGGGTCACGCCGGCTTCGACGTTCAAGATCGCCATCAGTCTGATGGGCTTCGATGGCGGCTTCCTCGCGGACGTGCACGACCCGGCCCTCCCGTTCCGCGAGGGCGACGCCGCCTGGAATCCGGCTTGGCGGAAGACCGTCGATCCCGAGAGCTGGATCCGCGATTCGGTGGTCTGGTACTCGCAGCGGATCACACGCGCCCTCGGCGCGGATCGGTTCCGAGCCTATGTGACCCGGTTCAGGTACGGCAATGCGGACGTGTCGGGCGATGCCGGCCAAGCGGACGGTTTGACGCGAGCGTGGCTGAGTTCATCCCTGGCGATCAGCCCGCTGGAGCAGGTCGCTTTCCTGAGCCGGCTCGTCCGGCATGACCTGCCCGTCTCAGACGCGGCTCTGGCGATGACCGAAACCCTTACCCGGATCGAGGCCCCCTCGGATGGCTGGGAGATCCACGGCAAAACCGGCACCGGGTTCCCGCGCAACCCGGACAGCTCCCTCGACGAAGCGCATGGCTATGGATGGTTCGTCGGCTTGGCACGCCGCGGTCCCCAGACCGTGGCCTTCGCGCGCCTCATCCAGGACGACCGGCGCGAGGCCGGGCCGGCCGGGATCCGTGCGCGCGTGGCGATGATCGCCGAGCTGCCCCAGCTCTTTACGGAGGTGGGGCGCTGATCGCGCGGCGGCCTGCCAGGACTTTCCGTCGTGTCGGAGCCGCCGGCCCGATCAGCCGATCGCAGCGCTCGCCGCACCCGCCATAGGCCCGGCCTCGACCGCCGCCCCGGCCGGGGCAGGATTCCGCCCGGCCGGCCGTTGCGCATGGCGTTCGCGGAAATGCGGCACCGCCGCCTCGA encodes:
- the ccrA gene encoding crotonyl-CoA carboxylase/reductase, producing MAASGAVRPADGEVKDLYEMGEIPPLGHVPAKMYAWAIRRERHGPPEQSHQLEVLPVWDIGDDEVLVYVMAAGVNYNGVWAGLGEPISPFDVHKGEYHIAGSDASGIVWKVGAKVKRWKVGDEVIVHCNQDDGDDEECNGGDPMFSPSQRIWGYETGDGSFAQYCRVQSRQLMHRPKHLTWEEAACYTLTLATAYRMLFGHAPHTVRPGQNVLIWGASGGLGVFGVQLCAASGANAIAVISDDSKRDYVMSLGAKGVINRKDFNCWGQLPTVNSPEFHAWTKEARKFGKAIWDITGKQDVDIVFEHPGEATFPVSALVVKRGGMVVFCAGTTGFNITFDARYVWMRQKRIQGSHFAHLKQASAANQFVMDRRVDPCMSEVFPWDKIPQAHTKMWKNQHPPGNMACLVNSPRAGLRTVEDVIEAGPLKR
- a CDS encoding DUF3616 domain-containing protein, coding for MLNVSAILGRPAETGLLRIALACGLAALPVTVSAKDQSKPWKVSGKLLGEPDPKHPAEAERSEKARDVSGIACATDTGFPRICLVADDESQGAQVAILRDGSLVAGRFIRLIDATRNGKPLELDAEGVAYADGAFYVIGSHGRPRREHGQDAEGDARAEATRHLFRIRLDPNAVDPETGQLRAEPEIAGTAALARIIADIPALAPFHDRALEEGGVTIEGVAVRAAGSMPACAAPMLADGGAAVVSVPLAGLFDGKPAAGTLATVALGPDSRGQKRGVRDLVAVPDGFLILAGPMHDPEGGAVAAGDYTVFAWDGTGAPRKRLDLPGYPDREKPEALLPLDERSDGQRVLVFFDGPKEGAPRALMLPR
- a CDS encoding protein meaA, whose product is MGASVAETKGDTSSRDKPWIIRTYAGHSTAAESNKLYRGNLAKGQTGLSVAFDLPTQTGYDPDHELSRGEVGKVGVSIAHLGDMRALFQDIPLAQMNTSMTINATAPWLLALYLAVAEEQGAPLDALQGTTQNDIIKEYLSRGTYVFPPAPSLRLTKDVILFTTKNVPKWNPMNVCSYHLQEAGATPVQELSYALAIAIAVLDTVRDDPEFDEKSFSDVFGRISFFVNAGLRFVTEICKMRAFAELWDEIAQERYGIDDPKKRIFRYGVQVNSLGLTEQQPENNVHRILIEMLAVTLSKRARARAVQLPAWNEALGLPRPWDQQWSMRMQQILAFETDLLEYEDIFDGSHVIEAKVEALKVQTRAELERIGGIGGAVAAVETGALKRALVESNAKRISAIEAGEQIVVGVNKWQQGEPSPLTAGEGAIFSVSETVEMEAQGRIRDWRGKRDAQAVGRALDALEQAARSGANIMPVSIEAAKAGVTTGEWGERLRQVFGEYRAPTGVSPETVSSGAADEAKLLIADLGERLGETPRLVVGKPGLDGHSNGAEQIALRARDVGFDVTYDGIRQTPAEIVAKAKETGAHVVGLSILSGSHVPLVREVRAQMREAGLDHIPVVVGGIISPEDELVLKNMGVRAVYTPKDYAIDAIMIGLAKVVNKSLDRASGPAEPPREGAQVY
- a CDS encoding glycosyl transferase translates to MPSALDTILLLAVPLAAALSAGLILRLRPVLQRYALARPNARSSHTVPTPQGGGIAVVTALVTISGLLIAAPEIGGRPDWVRLASGTLVLALLGAVDDLRPLPAGLRLAVQAGVVGVLVWHLDGRLLPGAPLWLERGLALLAGIWFVNLTNFMDGLDWMTVAEIVPVSGALLLLGLAGYLPALPALVAACLLGSMLGFAPFNRPVASLFLGDVGSLPVGLVTAWLLCQLALAGGLAAALLLPLAYLADASLTLAARVARRERVWEAHRGHHYQRATDHGLTVPGVVARLFGVNLVLAGLAAATLLWPSWPVTLGALAAGLALVAALLRRFARAPAPAPAEGAARP